A window of Sphingobium herbicidovorans contains these coding sequences:
- a CDS encoding TetR/AcrR family transcriptional regulator, translating to MIERVILEAATRLFLARGYDATSMVAVASAAGVSKRTLYSRYGTKEALMNGVIQDRVKQWAAAAGENDVNLPDDFKERMVRHAQTLAHALGGKEVRDFDRLIQSTSSRFPEFAKAFHELGYRYEVEFLAAEIRKGAADTLKPAQNPEGVAQQLLSMIMGWRRTQELVRELENAEVEEFARNAVEVLFEGRVAW from the coding sequence GTGATTGAGCGCGTTATTCTCGAAGCCGCGACCCGATTGTTTCTCGCCCGGGGCTATGACGCTACCTCGATGGTCGCGGTCGCTTCAGCTGCGGGTGTGTCGAAACGCACTCTTTATTCAAGATATGGGACAAAAGAAGCCCTGATGAATGGAGTTATCCAAGATCGTGTGAAGCAATGGGCGGCCGCTGCGGGTGAGAACGACGTTAATTTGCCGGATGATTTCAAGGAGCGAATGGTCAGGCATGCACAGACCCTGGCTCATGCTCTGGGCGGTAAGGAGGTGCGGGACTTTGATCGTTTGATACAATCCACCTCCTCGCGCTTCCCGGAGTTTGCAAAAGCCTTTCACGAACTAGGCTATCGTTATGAAGTGGAGTTCCTGGCAGCTGAAATCCGCAAGGGCGCTGCAGACACTTTGAAACCAGCCCAGAATCCTGAAGGGGTCGCGCAACAGCTACTCAGTATGATTATGGGCTGGCGCCGGACTCAAGAGCTCGTTCGGGAACTGGAGAATGCGGAAGTAGAAGAGTTCGCTAGAAACGCGGTGGAAGTGCTGTTTGAAGGGCGGGTGGCCTGGTAA
- a CDS encoding TonB-dependent receptor, giving the protein MSYDDLANDFSWEEMMKGKLQINKLLLLATSATCGFSAQAWAQESAQNVATGANRSDAEIVVTATRRVQALQDVPMSINVATGEQIERLKIFDIKDVQQLAPGLELRNDNGRNNTATLRGVSFDPDQGTGPAVDLYFNEVPVDAQTAFTAIYDVDQIEVLRGPQGGLRGRTAPSGAITIRTRRPNLSAIEGYAQATGTEDHAFNVQGGVSLPLVQDKVAIRASMLVDGNRGAQIRNITRDDWSQSRTMSGRLSLALQPAEGFDINLMYQYLNADNRVYPQIFGPGNAAIGNPPIGLDDRAALAEGRSRFINNSHLLTLDLNYDLGPVTLAFVGGHQETKLTQYGENDPGNAIHGYAPTQVTRSPYNVDTAELRLLSNNEGFFNWTIGGYYTKQTGNVTVDRPLDFIPSLPGVPVPVAPIFPVAGVITIPVNAETMALAGSVRLKPTDQLTFEAAGRYSIIKSRQSAVLNIPGLAPISILNPAFNYKAHPFTGSATLTYEFSPDLTVYAAYGRSFRAATAGVGVPQNTSRDLAISKQERSDSFEVGFKTAFLDRRVSLDVSAFYQKFDNFISRFTGIATDQGTNLDFNNDGIPDGFFVGPPDGTVDTNADYNYNGDATVKGIEATIAGRPTDYWDVSVSMSYVKARYDNALLPCNTVDPVTGLPVIVPEPAFGGVNNVSYCQRSSRLADVPNFTLTANSEIRFGSGPVQPFIRGLINYRPSVFSERQQFRYSHRELINLFAGLRGDENKWEISAFVRNVLNQKKITNIGTSNSTITGNNVIPGGAGVIFDSGYRVVNVTNPREFGISGSIRF; this is encoded by the coding sequence TTGAGTTACGACGATCTAGCCAATGATTTTTCCTGGGAGGAAATGATGAAGGGGAAGTTACAAATTAATAAATTGCTTTTGCTCGCGACGAGCGCGACCTGCGGTTTTTCAGCCCAAGCGTGGGCGCAGGAAAGTGCGCAAAATGTCGCGACCGGCGCGAACCGATCTGACGCCGAGATTGTCGTGACCGCCACCCGCCGCGTGCAGGCGCTGCAGGACGTTCCAATGAGCATCAATGTCGCGACGGGCGAGCAGATCGAGCGGCTGAAGATCTTCGACATTAAGGATGTGCAGCAACTTGCGCCCGGCCTTGAATTGAGAAACGACAATGGCCGCAACAACACGGCGACCTTGCGCGGCGTGTCGTTCGATCCTGATCAGGGTACTGGTCCTGCAGTGGATCTCTATTTCAACGAAGTTCCCGTGGACGCGCAGACCGCATTCACCGCCATCTATGACGTTGACCAGATCGAAGTGCTTCGCGGACCTCAAGGCGGCCTGCGCGGCCGTACCGCCCCATCGGGCGCCATCACCATCCGTACCCGTCGGCCGAACCTGAGCGCGATCGAAGGTTATGCGCAGGCGACTGGCACTGAAGATCATGCCTTTAACGTGCAGGGCGGCGTTTCATTGCCGCTCGTGCAGGACAAGGTCGCGATTCGCGCATCGATGCTGGTCGATGGCAATCGTGGTGCCCAGATCCGCAACATCACGCGTGACGACTGGTCGCAAAGCCGCACGATGAGCGGGCGTTTGTCTTTGGCGCTGCAGCCGGCCGAAGGCTTCGACATCAACCTGATGTACCAATATCTGAACGCCGACAATCGCGTTTATCCCCAGATATTCGGTCCTGGCAATGCCGCTATCGGTAACCCGCCGATCGGCCTTGACGACCGCGCCGCGCTGGCTGAAGGCCGCAGCCGCTTCATCAACAACAGCCATCTGCTCACCCTGGATCTGAATTATGACTTGGGCCCGGTTACTCTGGCTTTTGTTGGCGGGCACCAGGAAACCAAACTTACCCAATATGGTGAGAACGATCCGGGCAACGCCATCCATGGCTATGCTCCTACGCAGGTCACGCGATCTCCTTACAATGTTGATACGGCGGAGCTTCGCTTGCTCTCCAACAATGAAGGCTTCTTCAACTGGACGATCGGCGGCTATTACACCAAACAGACCGGTAACGTGACGGTTGATCGGCCACTCGACTTCATTCCCAGCCTGCCTGGCGTGCCTGTACCCGTTGCTCCGATATTCCCGGTAGCGGGCGTCATCACCATACCCGTGAATGCCGAGACCATGGCGCTCGCAGGCAGTGTTCGCCTTAAGCCCACCGACCAGCTGACCTTCGAGGCGGCAGGCCGCTATTCGATTATTAAATCAAGGCAGTCGGCGGTGCTTAACATCCCCGGTTTGGCGCCGATCTCGATTCTGAATCCCGCTTTCAATTACAAGGCACATCCTTTTACTGGTTCGGCGACGCTGACTTATGAATTCAGCCCGGATCTTACGGTCTATGCCGCCTACGGACGCTCGTTCCGCGCCGCCACGGCGGGAGTGGGGGTGCCTCAGAATACCAGCCGGGATTTGGCGATCAGCAAGCAGGAGCGCTCAGATTCCTTTGAAGTGGGCTTCAAGACAGCTTTCCTGGATCGGCGAGTGTCGCTCGATGTGTCTGCCTTTTACCAAAAGTTCGATAACTTCATTTCCCGCTTTACTGGTATCGCAACTGATCAGGGCACAAACCTGGATTTCAACAACGACGGTATCCCCGATGGCTTTTTCGTAGGCCCGCCCGATGGGACCGTCGATACGAATGCCGATTATAATTATAATGGCGACGCCACCGTGAAGGGGATCGAAGCGACGATTGCGGGCAGACCGACGGATTATTGGGACGTTTCGGTCAGCATGTCTTATGTGAAGGCGCGTTACGACAACGCGCTGCTGCCTTGCAACACTGTGGACCCGGTCACCGGACTGCCGGTGATTGTGCCTGAGCCCGCTTTTGGCGGCGTCAACAATGTAAGCTATTGCCAGCGCAGTTCGCGGCTCGCCGACGTTCCCAACTTCACATTGACCGCGAACAGTGAAATTCGTTTCGGATCTGGTCCGGTGCAGCCGTTCATTCGCGGGCTGATCAACTATCGTCCCAGCGTCTTTTCGGAACGGCAGCAGTTCCGCTATTCGCACCGCGAGTTAATCAACCTTTTCGCCGGGCTTAGAGGTGATGAGAATAAATGGGAGATTTCCGCGTTCGTTCGTAACGTCCTGAATCAAAAGAAAATCACCAACATCGGTACCAGCAACAGCACCATCACCGGTAACAATGTGATACCGGGTGGAGCCGGTGTAATTTTCGATTCAGGCTACCGCGTCGTGAACGTCACCAACCCGCGGGAGTTCGGTATCTCCGGCTCGATTCGGTTTTAA
- a CDS encoding glycoside hydrolase family 3 N-terminal domain-containing protein yields the protein MADRLAVTRRMFIASTALAMPVTAMAQITGKEVYRDPKAPVQDRVRDLLSRMTLEEKAAQMRSMAYTKASFLEGDDFSPEKAMKVFQNGIGQIGSPSDTNGTKRYIKDAYRAAGETIDLINAIQRHLVEHTRLGIPAIFHEETAHGLKARDATIFPVPLGLGSTWDPALVQQAFELAGREARMRGATVALSPVLDLARDPRFGRVEEFFGEDPYLVSQMGIASVRGQQGTRPLAADKVFTTLKHFIHGSPEGGLNTAPADMSERTLRENFLVPFEQVIKKADPAIIMPSYNEIGGVPSHANFELLQRTGRERLGFRGAYFSDYGGVTNLVTQHHMAANDDEAAVLALHAGVDAELPEGHSYMRLPELVRAGRIPEASLDAAVGRILALKFEAGLFENPYVNKARALRQVNAPASKALARKVAQKSLILLKNDGILPLDPAAPRKIAVIGPNAVEALFGGYSSVNAQAVGILAGVKAAAGKGITIEHAEGVQIVKPDEMGQHLPGRGARYADPAENAARIAQAVEVAKRSDVILLVVGDVPEITREAINAGAPGDRNSLGLFGDQDTLVEAMIGTGKPIVALLINGRPLTVTRLADKANALVEGWYLGQEGGNAFADMLFGKVNPGGKLPVTFPRSVGDLPMYYNQHPSAKTRKRYVEGKPTPLFPFGYGLSYTTFEISAPRLAKSAIAMGETAMVEVDVTNSGSRTGDEVVQLYVRDDVSSVPRPLLELRGFERVTLKPGEKRTVQFRLDPDSLAFWNIDMQYVVEPGTFTIHAGSSSDKLKSVKLTVA from the coding sequence TTGGCTGACCGGCTAGCCGTTACGCGGCGCATGTTCATCGCTTCAACCGCTCTGGCGATGCCGGTGACGGCCATGGCTCAGATTACCGGCAAGGAGGTGTATCGCGATCCAAAGGCCCCGGTGCAGGACCGCGTCCGCGATCTCCTCAGTCGCATGACGCTGGAGGAAAAGGCGGCGCAGATGCGCTCCATGGCCTATACCAAGGCGTCCTTCCTGGAAGGCGATGATTTCTCGCCGGAAAAGGCGATGAAGGTCTTCCAGAACGGTATTGGCCAGATCGGGAGCCCCAGCGACACCAACGGCACAAAGCGCTATATCAAGGACGCCTACCGCGCGGCGGGTGAGACGATCGACCTCATCAACGCGATCCAGCGTCATCTCGTTGAACATACCCGCCTGGGCATTCCAGCAATCTTCCATGAGGAAACGGCGCATGGCCTGAAAGCCCGCGACGCGACCATCTTCCCCGTCCCCCTCGGCCTTGGCAGTACCTGGGACCCCGCACTTGTCCAGCAGGCGTTCGAGCTTGCGGGGCGGGAGGCGCGCATGCGCGGTGCGACCGTCGCGCTCAGCCCGGTACTCGACCTCGCCCGCGATCCCCGCTTCGGCCGGGTGGAGGAGTTTTTCGGCGAAGACCCTTATCTCGTCAGCCAGATGGGCATCGCTTCGGTACGCGGCCAGCAAGGGACGCGCCCACTCGCCGCCGACAAGGTTTTTACCACGCTCAAGCATTTTATCCATGGCTCTCCGGAGGGCGGGCTCAACACCGCGCCCGCCGACATGAGCGAGCGCACCTTGCGGGAAAATTTCCTGGTCCCCTTCGAGCAGGTGATCAAGAAGGCCGACCCCGCGATCATCATGCCCTCCTATAATGAGATAGGGGGCGTTCCCTCCCACGCCAATTTCGAACTGCTCCAGCGCACCGGCCGCGAGCGGCTCGGGTTCCGCGGCGCTTATTTCAGCGATTATGGCGGCGTCACCAATCTCGTGACCCAGCACCATATGGCGGCGAACGATGACGAGGCGGCGGTTCTTGCGCTCCATGCGGGCGTCGATGCCGAACTGCCCGAAGGCCATTCCTATATGCGCCTGCCCGAGCTCGTCCGCGCCGGGCGCATCCCGGAAGCCAGTCTGGACGCTGCGGTCGGCCGCATTCTCGCGCTCAAGTTCGAAGCCGGGCTGTTCGAAAATCCCTATGTGAACAAGGCGCGCGCGCTGCGCCAGGTCAATGCTCCGGCCAGCAAGGCGCTCGCCCGCAAGGTCGCCCAAAAATCGCTCATCCTGCTCAAGAATGACGGCATCTTGCCGCTCGATCCCGCCGCGCCGCGCAAGATTGCAGTGATCGGCCCCAACGCTGTCGAGGCGTTGTTCGGCGGTTATTCGTCGGTCAACGCGCAGGCGGTCGGCATCCTCGCGGGCGTCAAGGCGGCGGCGGGCAAGGGCATCACGATCGAACATGCCGAAGGCGTGCAGATCGTCAAACCCGATGAAATGGGTCAGCATCTTCCCGGCCGGGGTGCGCGTTACGCGGACCCGGCCGAGAACGCCGCGCGCATCGCGCAGGCGGTTGAGGTAGCCAAGCGATCGGACGTCATCCTGCTCGTCGTGGGCGACGTGCCGGAAATCACGCGGGAGGCGATCAACGCCGGCGCGCCGGGTGATCGCAACAGCCTGGGTCTGTTTGGCGATCAGGACACTCTGGTTGAAGCGATGATTGGGACTGGCAAGCCGATCGTGGCGCTGCTGATCAACGGGCGGCCGCTGACGGTGACACGCCTTGCCGACAAGGCCAATGCGCTGGTCGAAGGCTGGTATCTGGGGCAGGAAGGCGGCAACGCCTTCGCCGACATGCTGTTCGGCAAGGTCAATCCCGGGGGCAAGCTGCCGGTCACCTTCCCTCGCTCCGTCGGGGATCTGCCGATGTATTATAACCAGCATCCTTCCGCAAAGACGAGGAAGCGCTATGTCGAAGGCAAGCCTACGCCGCTGTTCCCCTTCGGCTATGGTCTGAGCTACACGACGTTCGAGATATCGGCGCCGCGCCTCGCCAAATCGGCCATCGCCATGGGCGAAACCGCCATGGTCGAGGTTGATGTGACCAACAGTGGGTCGCGCACCGGGGACGAGGTGGTGCAGCTTTATGTTCGCGATGACGTAAGCTCGGTGCCGCGTCCACTTCTGGAACTGCGCGGTTTTGAACGGGTCACGCTGAAGCCTGGTGAAAAGCGAACCGTCCAGTTCAGGCTCGATCCCGACAGCTTGGCCTTTTGGAACATCGACATGCAATATGTCGTGGAGCCCGGCACTTTCACGATCCATGCAGGTTCCAGTTCGGACAAGTTGAAGTCAGTGAAGCTGACGGTGGCCTGA
- a CDS encoding GH39 family glycosyl hydrolase, which yields MWNRREIMGAGAAAFAASSFARTAFGQTATEQVEIDLRQETGALDHIWSRCAGSDRASATLREAWRTDLERFRSETGLERVRFHGIFNDDLGVWPGGLNGKDPNFQNVDAVYDGLLERGVQPFVELSFMPKKLASGNTKLNFTYNANITPPASPDAWGQFIGVFVRHLIDRYGANEVRQWYFEVWNEPNLTWFFSGTQADYFAMYKAAAQAIKAVDPKLRVGGPSTAAAQWMPEFLGFCAQENLPVDFVSTHIYAGDDQKELFGQADRYPHKDVIPAAMAKVRSQIDATRYKGAELWLSEWSSDSPAMIAHVISNCLPYCHAMSQWCISNVFEEINFPNFIIKEGDGGWGMLAQRNIPRPSFNTYKLLHRLGQRRLAATGPALASRTKDGAAALVWNLAEVKQPAGIPGMSSQRIVTGERKNIQVRLKGARPGAAVRVSYVDQERGSPLPKWRELGSPQYPKKDEVDQIRRSAELAPPETRRLDKQGMLTLDLPPEGVALIELRA from the coding sequence ATGTGGAATCGCCGGGAAATCATGGGTGCGGGCGCAGCCGCATTCGCCGCTTCTTCCTTTGCACGCACGGCATTTGGCCAGACCGCGACCGAGCAGGTCGAAATCGATTTGCGCCAGGAAACGGGCGCACTTGATCATATCTGGTCGCGCTGCGCTGGTTCCGATCGTGCGTCCGCGACCCTGCGTGAGGCGTGGCGGACCGATCTGGAGCGTTTCCGCTCCGAAACAGGCCTCGAACGGGTGCGCTTCCACGGCATCTTCAATGATGACCTCGGCGTCTGGCCGGGCGGCTTGAATGGCAAGGACCCGAACTTCCAGAATGTCGATGCCGTCTATGACGGCCTGCTGGAGCGCGGCGTCCAGCCCTTCGTCGAACTGAGCTTCATGCCCAAGAAGCTGGCGAGCGGGAACACGAAGCTCAACTTCACCTACAATGCCAACATCACGCCACCTGCGTCGCCCGACGCCTGGGGGCAGTTTATTGGCGTGTTCGTGCGGCATCTGATCGACCGCTATGGCGCGAATGAAGTGCGCCAATGGTATTTCGAGGTCTGGAACGAGCCCAACCTCACCTGGTTTTTTAGCGGAACCCAGGCGGATTATTTCGCCATGTACAAGGCCGCGGCGCAGGCGATCAAGGCGGTCGACCCAAAGCTTCGGGTGGGGGGACCTTCGACGGCTGCGGCGCAATGGATGCCCGAATTTCTCGGCTTCTGCGCACAGGAAAATCTGCCGGTCGATTTCGTATCGACCCATATCTATGCAGGGGACGACCAGAAGGAACTGTTCGGCCAGGCCGATCGCTATCCTCACAAGGACGTGATCCCCGCGGCCATGGCCAAGGTCCGCAGTCAGATCGACGCTACCCGCTACAAGGGCGCGGAATTGTGGCTTAGCGAATGGTCGTCTGACAGCCCGGCGATGATCGCCCATGTCATCAGCAACTGCCTGCCCTACTGCCACGCCATGTCGCAATGGTGCATCAGCAACGTGTTCGAGGAAATCAACTTTCCCAACTTCATCATCAAGGAAGGCGATGGCGGCTGGGGCATGCTTGCGCAGCGCAACATCCCGCGCCCCTCGTTCAATACCTACAAGCTGTTGCATCGGTTGGGTCAGCGGCGGCTGGCGGCGACCGGCCCCGCGCTCGCAAGCAGGACGAAGGACGGCGCGGCGGCGCTGGTGTGGAACCTTGCCGAAGTGAAGCAGCCCGCTGGCATACCCGGCATGAGCAGCCAGCGGATCGTAACCGGCGAACGCAAGAACATACAGGTCAGGCTGAAGGGCGCGCGCCCCGGCGCGGCCGTGCGCGTCAGCTATGTCGATCAGGAACGTGGGTCGCCCCTGCCCAAATGGCGGGAACTGGGATCGCCGCAATATCCCAAGAAGGATGAGGTCGATCAGATCCGGCGCTCGGCGGAACTCGCGCCGCCCGAAACGCGGCGCTTGGACAAGCAGGGAATGCTTACGCTCGACCTGCCGCCAGAAGGGGTGGCGCTGATCGAACTGCGGGCCTGA